A stretch of the Theileria equi strain WA chromosome 1, complete sequence genome encodes the following:
- a CDS encoding hypothetical protein (encoded by transcript BEWA_031170A), which translates to MQHNDQKVPLSPTGLAKVGNSDENGPQAPVVFPNLPPMNFNRADVPIPGGSPQNKPPEGVKDGIPAPMNAGDGQNWMMDGFYPMPMIPRGSFLPGGQMMPFAGDEKAKDGAGNLMRMEPGDDKAMQMCYYIPPPMMEPGKEGPQHMKPPMLMPMYPFMSPMPEDGMVMRDFGKFGMPNKFPPQRKNSDASEQVKSIPTSVQIREICQLKSWKKRLQKSKSQFRMDADASVTTKPAEEENVLEECATKHTAPQTGLALSKKQTRDLEVSWVINRFDLEDDLTEEDSGGFLLFDKDDLKREDVAELKKAIESLANVKQKCYPYQLVDKPTSFSKHVKKDGYSLWSTDEDFVSTCEMSSQDSAHADSSEETSVVPQEVPEEPASIQDDEFLDDLENELLDGLDDDKDVDDGKDLDDEFDFEVAETKVPSPSLPEQTKGPEEAVSKSPRKPESQLFGEVPDTVDYDNAKLVHAFHSFDTAHEWYKFRKNIDHELTLADFVEFDHHKRFKNDERVRNINKLFDLRLPNFETTEDPALMVKLYSTAKANLKFLLNYKHPEVTSLVNSSIYDLNASNAIYFMASDDIAPKVDELPTPSGTLTEQEDGTTPVVGQEEGGDEPLLQGKESDTRRQWRKRLQALDKETRLAWVNMGKSLKYIESVFNNIEQSRAYDSVMEFCEVASMFRGRDYINLLNQSFDDVYAKQNPHETGKDDEVLNRRELIHTRVAMNLTGILPLVGRSAKLHYARFHRMDFRNGLFNAHVRALKGNYSPEWSAWPVRPVIKSVAALNFRDDELADGSQNHPSNYFIHSSDLSLIDDCKVALFEYIEQYPLLLSNCGMVSRVDNYVNIPQEGGDQNMVSLGPLGTMIPVNDGVELFGIIHNIKPGEGQAVVENMLFKAPIFVHPRPCTSASKSNLTDTDFLLVRSVDKDSVTVRLRPLTWKNSIAVYTVGQCEPKMEISSPNSKSYQDDAKSLLKAWALKSIMTGNILDTKHLRKEARKKFYPALSEKEIGHVLKQLESNPIFSTRPQALERMIHSTIKPEVVCSLESTRAGRYRLKSLGISKLKNPDRIATVYAKIHQEEKEALQHQQVAENKRKELKSSYSKRLEARGITGPKLEQELNQFNIDLQCTIYGHLDNRMLSPQIRFIEELLKLSPWNITRDARQVLNNKGSAQFALYGFADPSGGRGEAINLLKRQVRDTSLENTSSGEDLRKLSMEELGKRLTRYGVSESYIKTLPRWDQVALVRQYRDGFGGHTSAEGDNRWRIPPEEYQKKLNDILTRQKEALLPDDPEISDEEDHDSNEGNQNIVDALMDEIDAESDKNDDLEMHELEILRQLREAQTSGPLSEEEKMAEDNKLKAVPVIMWHRQSRKTPAEPFGNGRAVFIYGEENIRKLLEWRKRTALKNKCALPSELIFGINAGGKRICRACGQAGHIASNPKCPLYSGDKVRHDTYHPSSTVAIRAGPGRKPFRDSDSSDGEIAASTTALYRDTPEWVLSNLNTANAREKRKTAAYEESDADSVDEASLVIRRRKAYRMYEDGSNINSRYSDDEHVSESKTGNIDTIMKVISKVVRMMEKESRYKPFAARIPESIAPNYYKIIKHPMWLALLKVRCKSKYYKSVTHFLNDLALIELNCKQYNSESSPNAWLRKMSEVLVDDILQRLQQMLSQHMPTSLLEYWIQEHQAKRGAASNVPGAPAGVVATTPGVAAVAPSTAQTTAPEASQAVNTTAPGQL; encoded by the coding sequence ATGCAGCATAACGACCAGAAGGTGCCGCTTTCGCCGACTGGTTTGGCTAAAGTTGGCAATTCTGACGAGAATGGGCCCCAAGCTCCGGTGGTTTTCCCGAATTTGCCGCCAATGAATTTCAACAGGGCAGATGTTCCAATTCCCGGCGGATCGCCGCAAAACAAACCACCAGAAGGCGTTAAAGATGGAATTCCTGCACCCATGAATGCTGGTGATGGCCAAAATTGGATGATGGATGGATTTTATCCCATGCCCATGATTCCTCGGGGTTCATTTCTTCCGGGTGGACAAATGATGCCCTTTGCTGGGGACGAAAAGGCAAAGGACGGAGCCGGGAATCTCATGAGAATGGAACCAGGTGATGACAAGGCCATGCAAATGTGTTACTATATTCCTCCGCCGATGATGGAGCCTGGAAAAGAAGGTCCACAGCACATGAAGCCACCAATGTTAATGCCAATgtatccattcatgtctccTATGCCGGAGGATGGGATGGTTATGCGTGATTTTGGCAAATTTGGGATGCCAAACAAATTCCCCCCGCAGAGGAAGAATTCGGACGCCTCGGAACAGGTTAAATCTATTCCTACATCAGTTCAGATTCGTGAAATTTGTCAACTAAAGTCATGGAAAAAGAGGCTACAAAAGAGCAAGAGCCAGTTTAGAATGGATGCCGATGCTTCTGTGACAACAAAGCCGgctgaggaagagaatgttTTAGAAGAGTGTGCAACTAAACATACAGCTCCTCAGACCGGTTTGGCCCTCTCCAAGAAGCAAACGAGGGATTTGGAAGTTTCATGGGTCATTAACCGATTTGATTTGGAGGATGATTTGACCGAAGAAGACTCTGGGGGATTTTTGCTCTTTGACAAGGATGATTTGAAAAGGGAGGATGTTGCAGAGCTAAAGAAGGCTATAGAGTCTCTAGCCAATGTCAAACAAAAGTGTTACCCATACCAACTTGTTGATAAGCCCACTAGTTTTTCAAAGCACGTTAAAAAGGATGGCTACTCACTTTGGTCCACCGATGAAGATTTTGTTTCTACTTGTGAAATGTCTAGTCAGGACTCGGCGCATGCTGATAGTAGTGAGGAGACTTCAGTTGTACCACAAGAGGTACCAGAGGAACCCGCTAGCATTCAGGATGACGAGTTTCTGGATGACTTGGAAAATGAGCTACTAGATGGTCTAGACGATGACAAGGATgtagatgatggaaaggaCCTGGATGATGAATTCGATTTTGAGGTTGCAGAGACAAAGGTTCCTTCACCGTCATTGCCGGAACAAACAAAGGGACCTGAAGAGGCGGTCTCCAAGAGCCCTAGAAAACCTGAAAGCCAGCTGTTTGGTGAAGTACCAGATACTGTTGACTATGACAATGCAAAATTGGTCCATGCATTTCACAGCTTTGACACTGCCCACGAATGGTACAAGTTTAGGAAAAACATTGATCACGAACTAACTTTGGCTGATTTCGTCGAATTTGATCACCACAAGCGTTTTAAAAACGATGAGAGGGTAAGGAATATTAACAAGCTGTTTGACTTGCGacttccaaattttgagACTACAGAGGACCCTGCTTTAATGGTTAAACTTTATTCCACGGCAAAGGCCAACCTAAAGTTCCTCCTCAACTATAAGCATCCAGAAGTCACATCTCTTGTAAATTCGTCCATATATGACTTGAATGCATCAAACGCCATTTACTTTATGGCATCGGATGATATTGCCCCCAAGGTGGATGAGTTGCCTACACCGTCTGGAACCTTGACTGAACAGGAGGATGGAACTACTCCTGTAGTAGGACAGGAAGAGGGCGGTGATGAGCCGCTACTACAGGGTAAGGAGAGTGATACTAGACGACAATGGCGCAAGAGGCTTCAAGCCTTGGATAAGGAAACGAGACTTGCATGGGTAAACATGGGAAAGAGTTTGAAATACATTGAGAGTGTATTCAACAATATTGAGCAAAGCCGCGCATATGATTCTGTCATGGAGTTTTGCGAGGTTGCAAGTATGTTCCGTGGTCGAGATTATATAAACCTGTTGAACCAATCCTTTGATGATGTTTACGCAAAGCAGAATCCTCATGAAACCGGCAAGGATGACGAGGTTCTCAATCGCAGGGAGTTGATACACACAAGAGTTGCCATGAATTTGACGGGGATATTGCCGCTTGTTGGCAGATCAGCCAAGTTGCACTATGCCCGCTTCCACCGTATGGATTTCCGTAATGGCCTCTTTAATGCCCATGTTCGTGCTCTAAAGGGTAATTACTCTCCAGAATGGTCTGCATGGCCAGTACGACCTGTTATAAAGAGTGTTGCAGCTCTTAATTTTAGAGACGATGAATTGGCTGATGGTTCACAGAATCACCCCTCAAACTACTTCATTCATTCTAGTGATTTAAGTCTCATTGATGATTGTAAGGTGGCTCTATTTGAGTATATTGAGCAGTACCCTCTCCTCCTGTCAAACTGTGGTATGGTTTCGCGTGTGGATAATTATGTAAATATTCCTCAAGAGGGAGGAGACCAAAATATGGTATCTCTTGGTCCACTCGGTACAATGATTCCAGTTAATGATGGTGTGGAATTATTTGGCATCATACACAATATAAAACCTGGAGAGGGACAAGCTGTTGTTGAAAATATGCTCTTTAAGGCACCAATTTTTGTTCATCCTCGGCCATGCACATCAGCTTCAAAGAGTAACCTTACCGATACTGATTTTTTGCTTGTTAGAAGTGTTGATAAGGACTCTGTGACTGTGCGTTTGCGCCCACTCACATGGAAAAATTCTATCGCAGTATACACAGTTGGACAATGCGAGccaaagatggaaatatcATCTCCAAACTCAAAGTCTTATCAAGATGATGCAAAGTCCCTGCTAAAGGCATGGGCTCTAAAGTCTATAATGACGGGGAATATCTTGGATACTAAACATTTGCGCAAAGAAGCTCGCAAAAAGTTTTATCCAGCACTATCAGAAAAGGAAATTGGCCATGTTTTAAAGCAACTGGAAAGTAATCCTATTTTTAGTACCAGACCACAGGCTTTGGAGAGAATGATTCATTCTACAATCAAGCCAGAGGTTGTATGTTCTCTAGAGAGTACCAGAGCTGGAAGGTACAGATTAAAGAGTTTGGGTATCTCAAAACTCAAGAACCCAGACAGAATAGCCACTGTATACGCCAAAATACACCaggaggaaaaggaagcCTTACAACACCAACAGGTTGCCGAGAACAAGAGAAAGGAGCTCAAGAGTAGTTACTCAAAGAGGTTGGAAGCTCGCGGAATCACAGGTCCAAAATTGGAGCAAGAACTTAACCAATTCAACATTGACCTGCAATGCACAATTTATGGTCATTTGGACAATCGCATGCTCTCACCTCAAATTAGATTCATTGAGGAATTACTCAAGCTCTCTCCTTGGAATATAACTAGGGATGCAAGACAAGTTTTAAACAACAAGGGCTCTGCACAGTTCGCCTTGTATGGTTTTGCCGATCCCAGTGGTGGAAGGGGCGAAGCTATTAACCTCTTAAAGAGACAGGTCAGAGACACCAGTCTAGAAAACACATCGTCTGGGGAAGATTTGAGAAAGTTGTCCATGGAGGAATTGGGTAAACGTTTGACACGTTACGGTGTGTCGGAATCATACATCAAGACATTGCCAAGGTGGGATCAAGTCGCTCTTGTCAGACAGTACAGAGACGGCTTTGGCGGTCATACATCTGCTGAAGGTGATAACAGGTGGAGAATTCCTCCAGAAGAGTATCAAAAGAAGCTAAATGATATATTGACTAGGCAAAAGGAAGCCTTGTTGCCAGATGACCCAGAGATTAGCGACGAAGAGGACCACGATAGTAATGAGGGAAACCAAAACATTGTTGATGCTCTAATGGATGAAATCGATGCGGAGTCTGACAAGAACGATGATTTGGAGATGCATGAACTGGAGATACTCCGTCAATTGAGGGAGGCACAGACGTCTGGTCCACTCagtgaagaggaaaaaaTGGCAGAGGATAACAAGCTCAAGGCTGTACCGGTAATCATGTGGCATCGCCAGAGCCGCAAGACCCCAGCGGAACCGTTTGGAAATGGACGTGCCGTCTTTATCTATGGTGAGGAGAATATTAGAAAACTACTCGAGTGGCGCAAGAGGACTGCCctcaaaaacaaatgtgCATTACCTAGTGAACTCATCTTTGGCATAAATGCGGGAGGAAAACGTATTTGCAGAGCTTGTGGACAGGCTGGTCACATTGCATCTAACCCCAAATGTCCTCTTTACAGCGGTGATAAAGTGAGACATGACACGTACCATCCATCGTCTACTGTGGCTATTAGGGCAGGACCTGGAAGGAAACCGTTTAGGGATTCAGATTCTAGTGATGGAGAAATTGCTGCTAGTACAACTGCTTTATACAGGGACACTCCGGAATGGGTCCTATCCAACCTCAACACGGCTAATGCCAGAGAAAAGAGAAAGACGGCTGCTTACGAGGAATCCGATGCTGATTCTGTAGATGAGGCATCACTTGTGATTAGAAGACGCAAGGCTTACAGAATGTACGAGGACGGGTCAAACATTAACTCTAGATATAGTGACGATGAGCACGTTTCCGAGTCCAAGACTGGAAACATTGACACCATAATGAAGGTTATATCAAAGGTGGTGAGGATGATGGAGAAGGAATCTCGCTACAAGCCCTTTGCCGCTAGAATTCCAGAGAGCATTGCTCCAAATTACTACAAAATCATCAAGCATCCCATGTGGTTGGCACTGCTCAAAGTTCGATGCAAGTCCAAGTACTACAAGAGCGTTACTCATTTCCTGAATGATTTAGCCCTCATTGAGCTAAACTGCAAGCAGTACAACTCGGAAAGTTCTCCCAACGCCTGgttgaggaagatgagTGAGGTGCTTGTTGATGACATTCTGCAACGTCTTCAGCAAATGCTCTCGCAGCACATGCCCACTTCTCTGCTAGAGTACTGGATTCAGGAGCACCAGGCGAAGCGAGGCGCTGCCTCCAATGTTCCTGGAGCTCCGGCCGGAGTAGTTGCCACGACCCCTGGAGTGGCTGCCGTTGCTCCTTCTACGGCACAGACGACCGCTCCAGAGGCTTCTCAGGCTGTAAACACGACAGCACCAGGTCAGCTCTAG
- a CDS encoding uncharacterized protein (encoded by transcript BEWA_031180A) yields MLTFKLILLVSVFAGLFGGNLTHAEELEVQLEEEVGPEDALEREEMMEDEEEIPFYSEWHEKMGGFHPKSLLSMNVPPKSTELFYENVKKAPTTIRGTFYTLSKEEYLTVEFSVKSPSGQVLYTTVGSEGIFSVEATMPGIYELALSNTNWVTSVAVTLAVGTDDHSVLQSKHIANTSNRIKSLEENIDSIYSQFRYLWLHNHRQMNATKLAEKHLLMYAIGQFVIIFVCSITSVWYVKRIVSNKRIL; encoded by the exons atgttaACCTTTAAGCTTATACTCCTAGTTAGTGTATTTGCTG GCCTTTTTGGCGGCAACTTGACACACGCCGAGGAGCTCGAGGTTCAATTGGAGGAG GAAGTTGGCCCGGAGGATGCCTTGGAGAGGGAGGAAATGATGGAGGACGAAGAGGAGATTCCCTTTTACTCCGAGTGGCACGAGAAAATGGGCGGATTTCATCCGAAATCGTTGCTTTCGATGAATGTGCCGCCAAAGTCCACCGAGTTGTTTTACGAAAACGTCAAAAAAGCTCCCACGACCATCCGGGGGACCTTTTACACACTCTCCAAGGAGGAATATTTAACGGTTGAATTTAGCGTAAAGTCACCCTCAG GTCAAGTGTTGTATACAACGGTTGGTTCAGAGGGCATATTTTCTGTGGAGGCTACAATGCCTGGAATTTACGAACTTGCACTTTCAAACACAAACTGGGTGACTTCGGTTGCAGTAACGTTGGCAGTTGGTACGGATGACCATTCGGTGCTCCAGTCCAAGCACATTGCCAATACTTCAAACAGGATAAAGTCGTTGGAGGAAAACATCGACTCGATATACTCGCAGTTTAGGTACTTGTGGCTACACAATCACCGTCAGATGAACGCCACAAAATTGGCAGAGAAACACTTGCTCATGTATGCCATTGGTCAGTTTGTAATAATCTTCGTTTGCTCCATCACCAGCGTCTGGTACGTCAAACGCATCGTATCAAACAAGCGCATCTTGTAA
- a CDS encoding hypothetical protein (encoded by transcript BEWA_031190A), which translates to MSGIKEASSRLSERSEYCTCACNLVSDHLYTDRLGPDLLTRKKKGPVTCNSHYSTASDENVIDKLRMSEESSAENDECDLTDVSSPKLGQSSSIESAFVDGLDSLHCSFCNKPIFMYNGLDYGMFDGWINAVLDADHPVDAQNADCGTAQSCTDIVEITSSILMSSEDAMFTIVSNVSPGEDCTNEKNQLFDSVKRFLQYCLGDDTIVHLTGSTAYDIDIDYSDIASAPSYSDLDIVVLSKSYGGDPRTILQKVYSELSNMQYVLKERNKCPIWVLADSNIKLVESAKVPIVIIETKKGLFCDISVNTLYPLLHTELFKNYIDEHPMVRPLMRIIKHWLILRGVPSMKEGGFPSIFWMSLFCNAIDIFDSEGELEFEMPKQSIMVSAKNCEITSLWTLLRDRHGVKGYTKSEWCQGGQDSPAFSILSSLEKCFQNLSSEISIVDIVNRFNYTKSGNIPPDYPKMSMFCKNLMRLIQMEPNLPYGTWLVYYYELTRARGYISLYAKRMEMLITLLAIVKCDAEVEDETPLADLPSFTRLAILIKESFGYDIAHLAQDGLGAKASFDAYIAKACRALGLRPLGGACIDRVKMLLYHMFQQFKTIPMEIFEKVYDNIYSIPADVEPPVPLYYDDFCDIDKGFSDTASISLQSSDGRTFDGTLWDDSGWYIVVLQGKLTIVKVIKVCIEWESWWSRDFVSRRDNRSVFHGFVYRQLKLDYDVKKNCASVDRSYPSILIKRGSLVLFNPCDIVSKLHVLKVIRHEQYISPSLYSTDFYTGIKCLYILPGFEVDRFQSFEEIASRLKTQVNADFRSQTLFCKLCGIIIMKRVNDFTDFKITQRKLRNAKHTLCNQKYMSIYKHMELFYKNVKQQQIIYETDSPNTFSQAC; encoded by the coding sequence ATGAGTGGCATCAAGGAAGCCTCGTCACGACTCAGTGAGAGGTCAGAATACTGCACCTGCGCTTGCAATCTAGTCTCTGACCACCTCTACACGGACAGACTGGGCCCTGACCTTCTTACCAGGAAAAAGAAGGGACCTGTGACCTGCAACTCACACTACTCCACGGCGAGTGACGAAAATGTAATTGACAAACTCAGAATGTCTGAAGAATCAAGTGCGGAGAACGATGAATGTGATTTAACGGACGTTAGCAGTCCGAAACTAGGCCAATCAAGCTCCATCGAGTCCGCCTTCGTCGATGGACTGGATTCGCTACACTGCTCTTTTTGCAACAAGCCCATATTCATGTACAATGGGCTCGACTATGGAATGTTTGACGGGTGGATAAACGCAGTCCTGGACGCCGACCATCCAGTGGATGCGCAAAATGCAGACTGCGGAACAGCGCAATCATGCACCGACATTGTGGAGATTACGTCCTCCATACTCATGTCATCCGAGGACGCCATGTTTACCATCGTCTCAAATGTGTCACCAGGTGAAGATTGTACGAATGAAAAGAACCAACTTTTCGATAGCGTGAAGCGATTTTTGCAGTACTGTCTGGGAGATGACACAATCGTTCATCTCACCGGATCGACTGCCTACGACATTGACATTGACTACAGTGACATTGCATCGGCGCCATCATACAGCGATTTGGATATCGTAGTGCTATCAAAAAGCTACGGAGGTGACCCGCGTACCATATTACAGAAAGTTTATAGTGAATTAAGCAACATGCAGTATGTTTTAAAGGAGAGGAACAAGTGCCCAATCTGGGTGCTGGCAGACTCGAACATCAAGCTGGTTGAGTCCGCCAAGGTACCAATCGTGATTATAGAAACGAAAAAGGGACTATTCTGCGACATTTCGGTGAACACTCTCTACCCACTTTTACACACGGAGCTCTTTAAGAACTACATTGACGAGCATCCCATGGTAAGACCCCTGATGCGCATAATAAAGCACTGGTTAATTCTGAGGGGTGTACCCTCAATGAAGGAGGGAGGGTTCCCCTCAATCTTTTGGATGTCTCTCTTTTGCAACGCCATTGACATTTTTGACTCTGAGGGCGAACTTGAATTTGAAATGCCAAAGCAATCTATAATGGTGTCCGCTAAAAACTGCGAAATAACATCACTATGGACCCTTTTGCGCGATAGACACGGAGTCAAGGGATACACAAAATCGGAATGGTGCCAAGGTGGCCAGGATTCACCGGCCTTTAGCATTTTATCGTCTCTGGAAAAGTgttttcaaaatttatcaagTGAAATTAGCATTGTTGATATCGTAAATAGATTTAATTATACAAAGTCTGGGAACATTCCCCCAGACTATCCCAAAATGAGCATGTTTTGCAAGAATTTAATGCGACTTATACAAATGGAGCCCAACCTTCCCTATGGAACCTGGCTTGTTTACTACTATGAACTCACCCGAGCGCGCGGCTACATTTCCCTATATGCCAAGAGGATGGAAATGTTGATTACACTCCTTGCAATTGTCAAGTGTGACGCGGAGGTTGAGGATGAAACACCCCTGGCAGATTTGCCTTCATTTACAAGACTGGCGATTCTCATCAAGGAATCCTTTGGTTATGACATTGCACACCTTGCCCAGGATGGACTTGGCGCCAAGGCGTCATTTGACGCCTACATTGCCAAGGCTTGCAGGGCGCTGGGACTGAGACCCCTTGGAGGGGCATGCATTGACAGGGTCAAGATGCTCCTCTATCACATGTTCCAGCAATTCAAAACTATACCCATGGAgatttttgaaaaggtttaTGATAACATTTACTCTATACCGGCTGATGTGGAGCCTCCGGTGCCCCTGTATTATGACGACTTTTGTGACATTGACAAGGGCTTTTCGGATACTGCGTCAATTAGCCTGCAGAGTTCGGATGGGAGGACCTTTGACGGAACGCTGTGGGACGATAGTGGCTGGTACATTGTGGTTTTGCAGGGCAAGCTGACCATTGTCAAGGTAATTAAGGTTTGTATAGAATGGGAATCATGGTGGTCGCGAGATTTTGTAAGTAGGAGGGACAACCGATCGGTATTTCATGGCTTTGTTTATCGCCAGCTAAAGTTGGACTATGACGTTAAAAAGAATTGTGCATCTGTGGATCGTTCTTATCCCAGTATTCTCATCAAGCGGGGTAGTCTTGTCCTTTTCAACCCATGTGACATTGTTTCAAAGTTGCACGTACTAAAGGTTATCAGACACGAGCAGTACATTAGCCCTTCCCTTTATTCTACAGATTTCTACACTGGTATAAAGTGCTTGTACATTCTCCCTGGGTTCGAAGTTGACCGCTTCCAGTCGTTTGAAGAGATTGCGTCAAGACTCAAGACACAGGTTAACGCCGATTTTAGGAGCCAAACTCTCTTTTGTAAACTATGTGGCATAATCATCATGAAACGAGTAAACGACTTTACGGATTTTAAAATCACGCAGCGTAAACTTCGCAATGCCAAGCACACTCTCTGTAACCAAAAGTATATGAGCATTTACAAGCATATGGAACTATTTTACAAGAATGTAAAGCAACAACAAATCATCTACGAAACCGACTCCCCCAACACATTTTCTCAAGCTTGTTGA